A genome region from Gossypium hirsutum isolate 1008001.06 chromosome A04, Gossypium_hirsutum_v2.1, whole genome shotgun sequence includes the following:
- the LOC107922835 gene encoding glycerol-3-phosphate acyltransferase 9: MNSSEGKLKSSSSELDLDRPNIEDYLPSGSSIQEPHGKLRLRDLLDISPALTEAAGAIVDDSFTRCFKSNPPEPWNWNVYLFPLWCCGVVFRYLILFPMRALVLTIGWIIFLSCFIPVHFLLKGNDNLRKKMERALVELICSFFVASWTGVVKYHGPRPSMRPKQVFVANHTSMIDFIILEQMTAFAVIMQKHPGWVGLLQSTILESVGCIWFNRSEAKDREIVTRKLREHSQGADNNPLLIFPEGTCVNNQYSVMFKKGAFELGCTVCPIAIKYNKIFVDAFWNSRKQSFTMHLLQLMTSWAVVCDVWYLEPQNLRPGETPIEFAERIRDIISVRAGLKKVPWDGYLKYSRPSPKHRERKQQSFAESVLRGLELEEK, translated from the exons ATGAACAGTAGTGAAGGGAAGTTGAAATCATCGAGTTCCGAATTGGATTTGGATCGACCCAACATCGAAGATTATCTCCCTTCTGGATCTTCCATTCAAGAACCACATGGCAAGCTTCGCCT GCGGGATTTGCTTGATATTTCTCCCGCTTTAACTGAAGCTGCTGGTGCTATTGTTGAT GATTCATTCACACGGTGTTTTAAGTCGAATCCCCCGGAACCGTGGAACTGGAATGTGTATCTGTTTCCTCTCTGGTGTTGTGGTGTGGTATTTCGGTACTTGATTTTGTTCCCTATGAG GGCTTTAGTTTTGACAATAGGATGGATAATATTTCTGTCATGCTTCATTCCTGTGCACTTTCTTCTCAAAGGGAACGATAACTTGCGGAAAAAGATGGAG AGGGCGTTGGTGGAGCTAATCTGTAGCTTCTTTGTTGCGTCCTGGACTGGAGTTGTTAAGTACCATGGACCACGGCCTAGCATGCGGCCCAAGCAG GTGTTTGTGGCCAATCATACTTCTATGATTGATTTCATCATATTAGAACAGATGACTGCATTTGCTGTCATTATGCAGAAGCACCCTGGATGGGTTG GACTGCTACAGAGCACTATTTTAGAGAGTGTAGGGTGTATTTGGTTTAACCGTTCAGAGGCCAAAGATCGTGAAATTGTAACAAGGAA GTTAAGGGAGCATAGTCAGGGAGCTGACAATAACCCTCTTCTCATATTTCCCGAAGGGACATGTGTAAACAATCAATACAGCGTTATGTTCAAGAAG GGTGCATTCGAACTTGGTTGCACTGTTTGCCCGATTGCAATAAAGtacaataaaatttttgttgatgCCTTTTGGAATAGCCGGAA GCAGTCCTTTACAATGCATTTATTGCAGCTAATGACATCCTGGGCTGTTGTTTGCGATGTTTGGTACCTAGAGCCCCAAAATCTAAGGCCTGGAGAAACACCCATCGAGTTTGCAGAGAG GATCAGAGACATAATCTCTGTTCGAGCAGGTCTTAAAAAGGTTCCATGGGACGGATATTTGAAGTATTCTCGCCCGAGCCCTAAGCATAGAGAGCGAAA ACAACAAAGTTTTGCCGAATCTGTTCTTCGGGGACTAGAACTGGAAGAAAAATGA
- the LOC107923597 gene encoding probable acyl-activating enzyme 2 has product MAGAVFSPLNIHQDSTALAAQYKLIEAKVIFIDNQFLNLVIEAFEILVKTCTDFEFPLVVLMLETDPYAKTAADDNQFLGYKTYDSLLNVENNSGFEILRPQGEFDPISIVFTSGTTGEPKAVVHSHRGAYLATEMKAMPIYLWTVPMYHCNGWCFTWSTASLGGTNICLRTYDAKFIFDAIVEYNVTNLGGATPVLSLIANANQNPLPFKVNIMTGGAPPLPQVVLKIEELGLILTHSYGMSEMLGPGTVYPWRPEYGSLSLQQQAKTKALHGLNHMLMEAVDVKDPVTMESVSFDGSL; this is encoded by the coding sequence ATGGCGGGCGCTGTCTTTTCGCCATTGAACATACACCAGGATTCAACTGCATTAGCTGCACAATACAAACTAATTGAAGCTAAAGTCATATTCATCGATAATCAGTTCCTCAATCTCGTCATTGAAGCCTTCGAGATCCTCGTCAAAACATGCACCGATTTCGAGTTTCCTCTTGTCGTTTTAATGTTAGAGACTGATCCATATGCTAAAACAGCCGCCGATGATAATCAGTTTTTGGGTTACAAAACTTATGATTCGCTTCTCAACGTGGAAAACAATTCTGGGTTTGAGATTTTAAGGCCACAGGGTGAATTTGATCCGATTTCCATTGTGTTTACTTCAGGCACGACGGGGGAACCAAAAGCGGTGGTTCATAGTCATAGAGGAGCTTACTTAGCAACCGAAATGAAAGCCATGCCGATTTATTTATGGACAGTCCCGATGTACCACTGTAATGGGTGGTGTTTCACTTGGTCAACCGCCTCACTCGGTGGCACTAACATTTGCCTTAGAACATACGACGCCAAGTTCATATTCGACGCCATTGTTGAATACAACGTCACCAACCTCGGTGGTGCAACGCCCGTTCTTAGCTTAATCGCTAATGCGAACCAGAACCCACTTCCATTCAAGGTTAATATAATGACCGGCGGTGCTCCACCACTGCCACAGGTGGTTTTAAAGATCGAAGAGCTTGGGTTAATTCTTACTCACTCGTATGGGATGTCGGAAATGTTAGGACCTGGAACTGTGTATCCATGGCGGCCTGAATATGGCTCTTTGTCCCTTCAACAACAAGCCAAAACCAAAGCTCTTCATGGTTTGAACCATATGTTAATGGAAGCTGTTGATGTTAAAGATCCGGTGACAATGGAAAGTGTTTCCTTTGATGGCTCACTTTAG
- the LOC107922773 gene encoding protein DETOXIFICATION 45, chloroplastic has translation MALTSLKVPTISSGLTNRKREWNKINRSTGSNSLLNQSEICKFRKELGYIDGVRSCHLSAAHRNSLLSPLVAHRNPRFPVFRNQLSSDFGVEDVKETLTLNEKDDAALLSSSSTENVNVREVKVKSVDVKRELIMLSVPAIAGQAIDPFAQLMETAYIGRLSSVALASAGVSVSIFNVVSKLFNIPLFSVATSFVAEDISRNAIENLSAGSTNGKIPDRVAERKQLSSVSTALLLAILIGIFEALALSLGSGLFLKLMGVPSTSDMHVPAKHFLSLRALGAPAVVVSLALQGIFRGFKDTQTPVFCLGVGNLSSILFFPLFMYGLRMGVTGAALSTVLSQYIVAFLMIRYLNNKVVLLPPKMGALQFGSYIKSGGFLIGRTLSVLITMTLGTSMAARQGSVPMAAHQICMQVWLAVSLLTDALATSAQAMIASYLSEGELKTVKEIANFVLKIGFVTGVLLAAILGVSFGYLVPLFTQDDEVLGIVKTGVLFVSASQPINALAFIFDGLHYGVSDFPYAACSMMLLSAVSSAFLLFAPKVLGLQGVWLGLTLFMALRMTAGFVRILSKTGPWWFLHSDLERGEFSVCS, from the exons ATGGCACTGACAAGTTTGAAAGTTCCTACAATTTCTAGTGGATTGACAAATAGAAAGAGGGAATGGAACAAGATAAATAGGTCAACGGGTTCTAATTCTTTATTAAACCAATCTGAAATATGTAAATTTAGGAAGGAATTAGGCTACATAGATGGTGTGCGAAGCTGCCACCTATCTGCAGCACATAGGAATTCATTGTTGTCACCATTAGTGGCACATAGGAATCCCCGTTTTCCGGTGTTTCGAAATCAGTTAAGCTCTGATTTCGGTGTGGAAGATGTCAAGGAGACACTCACgttgaatgaaaaagatgatgctGCCCTGTTAAGCTCAAGTTCAACTGAAAATGTTAATGTCCG TGAGGTGAAAGTGAAGTCTGTGGATGTCAAGAGGGAACTTATTATGCTTTCTGTGCCTGCGATTGCTGGACAAGCTATTGATCCCTTTGCACAACTGATGGAGACGGCATACATTGGAAGATTGA GTTCTGTGGCATTGGCTTCTGCAGGTGTTTCCGTATCAATATTTAATGTAGTATCGAAGTTGTTCAATATTCCTCTCTTTAGCGTTGCAACTTCCTTTGTTGCTGAAGACATCTCAAGGAATGCAATTGAAAATTTGTCAGcag GGAGTACTAATGGTAAGATTCCCGATAGGGTAGCTGAAAGAAAGCAATTATCCTCAGTGTCTACTGCTTTACTTCTAGCAATTTTGATTGGAATCTTTGAGGCATTGGCATTGTCTCTTGGCTCTGGATTATTTCTTAAGTTGATGGGAGTACCCTCA ACATCAGATATGCATGTTCCGGCAAAACATTTTCTTTCACTTAGAGCTCTTGGGGCTCCTGCTGTGGTAGTCTCTTTGGCTCTTCAAGGAATTTTCCGTGGGTTCAAAGATACACAGACTCCTGTTTTTTGCTTAG GTGTTGGTAATTTATCATCCATATTGTTTTTCCCCTTATTTATGTATGGCCTTCGAATGGGTGTGACGGGGGCAGCTCTCTCCACTGTTTTATCTCA GTACATTGTTGCCTTTCTGATGATCAGGTATTTAAACAACAAAGTTGTATTACTGCCCCCAAAGATGGGGGCATTGCAATTTGGTAGCTACATAAAATctg GTGGCTTTCTTATTGGACGAACTCTTTCAGTGCTAATAACAATGACACTGGGGACTTCTATGGCTGCTCGTCAAGGTTCAGTGCCTATGGCTGCGCATCAGATATGCATGCAAGTATGGCTGGCTGTATCTCTTCTAACAGATGCACTTGCAACATCTGCTCAG GCAATGATTGCAAGTTACCTATCTGAAGGCGAACTAAAGACTGTGAAGGAAATTGCAAACTTTGTGTTGAAG ATAGGGTTTGTCACAGGTGTTTTGTTGGCTGCAATCCTAGGTGTATCCTTTGGTTATTTAGTCCCCTTGTTTACCCAAGATGATGAGGTTCTGGGAATTGTTAAAACTGGAGTGCTG TTCGTTAGTGCTAGTCAACCTATAAATGCTTTAGCATTTATATTTGATGGTCTTCATTATGGTGTCTCGGACTTCCCTTATGCAGCTTGTTCTATG ATGTTATTGAGTGCCGTCTCTTCTGCATTTTTGCTCTTTGCTCCAAAAGTTCTCGGTCTTCAAGGGGTTTGGTTGGGCCTAACCCTCTTTATGGCTCTGCGAATGACAGCAGGATTTGTTAG AATACTATCAAAAACTGGGCCTTGGTGGTTCCTTCACAGTGACTTGGAGAGAGGTGAGTTTAGTGTATGTTCATAG